The proteins below come from a single Papaver somniferum cultivar HN1 chromosome 11, ASM357369v1, whole genome shotgun sequence genomic window:
- the LOC113320435 gene encoding uncharacterized protein LOC113320435 — translation MESDTPATTTITTATDQANVIQHVNKVSSDQLLRKFAAMEEDYSSKKKQDSILKRDKKRCRKDKDDNKENENSPSRSMIVERRSLLPITNRRSSSGLLRKIGIGRSSQVIKAREMKNKSFVRAIGKTWRKTVEGASKVFVEKHYNRHNRLINDFV, via the exons ATGGAGTCTGATACACCAGCTACTACTACCATTACAACTGCCACTGATCAAGCTAACGTAATTCAGCACGTAAACAAGGTATCTTCAGATCAATTACTTCGTAAATTTGCGGCAATGGAAGAGGATTATTCGTCGAAAAAGAAACAAGATAGTATTTTGAAACGGGATAAAAAAAGGTGTAGAAAAGATAAGGATGATAACAAAGAAAATGAGAATAGCCCTTCTAGAAGTATGATTGTAGAGAGGAGATCACTTCTTCCTATAACCAATCGGAGATCATCATCGGGTTTACTTCGAAAGATTGGAATTGGGAGATCATCTCAAGTAATCAAAGCTAGAGAAATGAAGAACAAGTCCTTTGTGAGAGCAATTGGGAAG ACATGGCGTAAAACAGTTGAAGGAGCTTCGAAGGTATTCGTAGAGAAACATTACAACAGACATAATCGTTTGATTAACGATTTCGTTTAA